The DNA sequence GCCGCTAATCCTGAAAAAATTACCTTTAAAAATTCCAAAGCCTTAATAAAGGCGGCTCTGGAGTCTGTCTCTGAAAATTCGTAATCTTGACGCTGACAAACCGTTTCTTAAAAAGCTCGGCAAACTATTAAAAAGCTCTCCGGAGTTAACTGATAAAACAGATACAGTTTTCGATTTACTACAGGAAAATCCTTTTGAGCCTTCTTTGAAAACACATCCTTTGACCGGCTCCT is a window from the Nitrospirota bacterium genome containing:
- a CDS encoding type II toxin-antitoxin system mRNA interferase toxin, RelE/StbE family — its product is MRNLDADKPFLKKLGKLLKSSPELTDKTDTVFDLLQENPFEPSLKTHPLTGSLKGKYACSITKDIRIIFELSDNTVHLLNIGSHDEVY